AGAGCGAGAGAAGAAGACTAGGGTTCTTATtatcaaagttttttttttatgaagatAGTTGTGAATTATAGttaattgatatatatatataaaattatacttaAGTCGAGTATAATTGCTTTTTCATCCtattttatagtttaaatttaaataactacATTAGgaggataaaataattttactataattttttatgcttatattaaaattttacaagtaaatattatattgactaaacaaataaattatacaatCTGAATAACTTGTATTTATATAATTCTGTAGAGAATAAATAAGTGGCAAATTAAGATTCTAGAAAAAAAATACCatggataaaaaaaaagttaataataataataataataataataaaacactacACAAAGTTGAAGAAAATCAAGTCAAGGGATGTAATGGtttcaaattgaaaatataattgCTTGTATCATGGTTATTTAACCTCTACTAAGCAGCAATTGCAAAAAGATAATAAGGTAAGTtcataataaaagaaataatagtAACAGCATCACATACCATAAATCACTGACCTTTTCATTATTGGTTTTAAAGAACATGGCTTTGGAGCATCATCACTTTCTGCAGAACTGACGCTCACTTGCATGTACATATTTTGTGTTTGAAACAAATCAAATGCCTACTAGCAGAGTGGctaaaggaaagaaagaatgcATATTACATTTGTGAAGTCTTGCCCACTTGTCCTCTCTTTTTGGTTCTAGCCAATGGCCAAGTAGAACAGGATATGGTTTTGGCCAAGTAGAACAGGATAtggtttttttttcttcctaaaGCCTATTTCTTTGCCTTTGCAAATCTCAAGCATCTATACTTTTCACCACTTACAGTGATTTCAAGAGCTCCATCTTGATTATCTTGATTTGATGCAGTTCCCATTAGAACGCTTTTCTCTTTCTCAAGATTTTCTTTTTCCATCTTCAGCCTTGCTTCTTGACGAGCAATCTCGGCCTGAATGAAGCAAAGATGTAATAGTTGAGAAgttattaatagaaaattatCATACAAAGACAGATGAAGACAATTAAGCAGTTTCATAACACACAAGCAATTTcccaacaacacaaacacaGCAAAGACAAAAACTACCAAGAAAGAGACTTCATTTATTAGCTGCGCAGCACTCCATGCCTCAATAAAAAAACTAGTAAAGGTGTGTAATTTGAACTTTCCAACAGATGCCAACCAGCAGTCAAATCCAAGGTTCTGCATAGGAAATCAAAACCCACTAAAGAACCACTAAGTCGACAAGATTCCAAGAATACAAGAATTTGCACAGATGATGGGGAAATAAGAGCATGTGTTGTTTAATACTTAGAGAATAAAGGTATAAGAATAATAAGAACTCTCTCTCTAATAATTATCAACAATGCAACATCTGAATTAGGAAACAGCTTCTATATTGAAATGTCATGATGTGGCACATCCATTAAAGTAGCAATTCAGTGAGGCGCATATAGAAGAGCTATGTTATCCAAAACTATCTCAATTAAATTCAATACGTTATAAGAAATAATCCAATTCAAAGTTATACTTAATCAAAACACTATATGTTAAACATTGATTAGAAGTTCACACCAGATAACTAATCAAAACGAGAACTTGCTGCAACTTTTTAGGTATCAGAACATACTTCAACAACCCAAATATATTGCACCTAAAAACAGTGAAGGTTCAAAAAGCAACTGCTTTATGTTAATACCAGCACCTTAATGTTTATCACTACACATCACCCCACATATATCCGCAGGTGGAAGATAAATAATCTATAAAAAGAGGAAGGCTAACTCTCATTAAAAACAGTCTTCCAATTTTCTTGTAAACTTTAGATCACCTTCTAGCCATTATCTAACATTCAGAAAAAGAACCCTTCAAGTAATATGGGAGACAAGTTGTAATATCACACTAGGAAACAGATGAGGGTTTCTTCAGATAGGAGTGATTTGCACAAAAAAAACAAGGGATGTGAATTTCAATTTAGAAATTGCAGTTTTATAAACCACAATGAAAGCAATCCCATTGTGAATATCGATTGGCAGACCctataaatttcataaaatccAGTTTATTCAAAAGAAGCCTTAAAAACCCAAGATTTTCCAAGAACCAAAACCTGTAATTCGAGTACATGAAAACATAAAATGTTACAAGCAGTggataaaagcaattaaaaaaaaaaaaggaaaatgcaaGAACCTCGCGACGAGAGAGCTCAGCCTTCCAAGCAGCTTCGCGCTCTGCGACTTCGCGTTCACGCTCTTCAATATAACTTTGCATCTCTCTCTCCTTCATAATTCTGTCTTGAATATCAGCATCCAGAGCTTCCTTCAGCTCCTGAACGAACTTGTCTACCACAGCCTTAATCCTCAGCGACATCTCTCTTCCACTTCCAATCCAATTGGAGGACCTCCCTACTATAATACTAATTTTTGATTTTGGGTATCATAATCAACAATTTGCTTACAATTTCGTTTGTCTCATTTGTAGAAAGGAATGGAAATGGAAATGAAAATGGAAATGGAAAtggaaatgaaaatgaaaatggaaatggaaaagagtagagagagagagagagagagagagagagagagagagagtccaATTCGTGAACGGGGAAGAAAGACGATCCTTATTAATATTGTATTTTTGTGGGCTATACTTTGCAACATATTTATTCCTTGCTTTTGCTTATGAGAATAGTGCTCCCAATTAGGATAAAACTTCATTCGGAACCCTTTATATTATATTAGTCTTCGAAACAAAtcgtaataattaaataaaattaataaattttaaattttaatttaatttttattattttttcaattttaaatattaaaaatatttaattattttaatttaattctgattcaattttaatcttaaaaaaataaatttaataaaatcaaacaaaattattttttataatattatatcgttttgataatgtaaaaatatcatacattaattaatattgaaatattttaattaaatattataatattaaatataatatataaaaaataaaaaatttattaaaaaattaataaataaaatcgaATGAGATAAActcaataaattaaatcaaatttaattaaaataaattaatctttttaattttattcgattttcataaaattttaattttaatttttaatttatttaatttaattcaatttaactaaatattCATCCTTACTTCTAAGTAtttatagaatttaatttaatttataaacatttaaatttcacGTCGAGTCTAGATGttagaaaaatgttttttttttaaatatcattttaGAAGCCGTTAAAAAAGTTATTTGAAAAAagttatttcattattttatttttttataataaaaaataatttaaaaatacattttaatatttaaaaaaaatatttttgtcaattctaataataataatgctaAATAGATTCTTGTTCTTTgtctgaaataaaaaaattcacaagaatttaattcaattaacttattctttaataaattttttttgaaatatacaaatttaattatatttaatttgaaaattttttattttaaaaaataaaaattttatactctTATTTGatatgtatttttataataaaataattgaattatatcaataaaattaaattcttttaaccTTTATTTGGTATCCATTTCttcaaagaaaataattgaattcTATTAATGGAGTTCAATTCATTtctatttacaaataaattcatTTGTTTGAAATCagtttaaattcaattcaactctttttatattaaataaattaataataagttgaaattaatttatttttcatcatttttattatttttaaattaaacataaatacTTATTCTTATAAAAATCAGTTTTatcacatttatttaaaaaaatatttttaatattataacaaaatttaaaatctaaattttacataatttttatcattaaaattataaagattattttttaatataataaattttttaatattaattatatatgtattaaatattaatagtcaatattaaattaaaataatttttttaatagagcaattattaattaaaaaataaaaaataaatttaaaaattaaaacaaataaaaaaaagaataaaaaaatagttttcaaAGGCTACTTAGgtaattttgatgtaaatagttttaaatgaaattattttttataaaattctaataattttcgcaagatttactttttaatttaaaatcaattcccaCGGAAATTTAAGGAAATTGAATTTTTACACTATTAGTTTTGctgaatataaaaattaaaaaaaagaatttaattttttaaatttttttaaattaagcattccaaataaaaataatataattttataatatttaatttgaattccttttaaataatgaatcatttgaaataaaagattaatgCTTATTTAGTTTATATGAACTTAAACAAgtatgtatttttattaaaatacttgataagtaaataatatttttggtAAAAACGTAATTTATTaagtatatttaattaaaaaatattttaaattattgatgGTACATGACAATCGTCGAAACTAAGCTATAAATTGTTAATACGAGATAGATCCATGTGACAAGGGTCTGGTAAGTGGAAAATGTATTTATTCTGCAGGAATGAAGATCTGAATATCATAACACCCTATATATTATCAGGACTCGCCTTTCCTTCGATAAGACAAGTCCTAATACGAAATTACCGTTAATAGACACAGTCCAGCGTGTTACTGTATTTGCTCTAAATCATTATCTTGCACCTTTTTTATATGTcattttgattattaataaaatagattttattatcattattatttgtttgcatgttacgtAATAATGATTAATATCCCTGGTTGCttattattatggtgataataataaaatatgattagtatgattattgattgataatcatgagataattatgtatatgttgatataattcaataatcatagatatttgttagagaacaaagtactggatggacccacattgagatcactacataggttattgtcataagtgcatctcaagatagttatattttaatcatttgaCTTGATATTgttatagtttccaacataaggacggTTATGTTttaacataaccaaacattgtctttaatcgaatAATCATAAAAgctatgattgagcataatagaaattatgtaaaggatattgaacaatcaagatagaatttgtccctctctttgagagagatatcttctaggcctcttgataagtgagactgagaaatgcatgtcCATACACAAataaattgatagtgtgatcaatatcatttggttttatcagtctacttagagatcgagaaatcataagtttgaacattataagtttgacattaacCATGACTTaggttcaaactagatatcatgtaacaaagggattaattcatgttgtatttattaggttttatcggactatcgatcctcatattaattgggcaGTCATAATGTCTTACTAGAGACCGCTTAtaatttatgggccttgtgggactgggcctattgctaattaatgcaagcctattgggtcacacacaaaagaatattgttgatgtgctatgtcatattaatgggttaaaagcccattagtataattaataacaataaagatgttattattattaatattaattatttgttattataagataataatatttaaaagatctgcagtctatctgtaactgttataaataaaaaaaattttcattttccgTTTTCCGTTttccattttcctttttaaaaaaggacttatcacatagatatttgagtatctgcgagattgtgatagttggttatgaacacaactcttctgcgaaaagaagtgtgggaaaacaaaaagactaaAAAACGAATAAAACTTCTTCTGTGAATTGCATGAGTAAGGTTTTTAGCGTGATCATTTTTTTGGGCTGCAGATTgggagcacatagcttatccaatcattgagagagctagcactccagatggaaacgttcgtgtggataccattgagggtgctCGTTTtagaagcagcaccatcagtccggaactgtatcttctcgtcgagtctaaTAGGTTTGTCTCTTATCCTTCATTTCGAATTAAATGAAGCATTCAGATCCTGAAAGGGGAAccaaagatttttattttccgcTGCGTAgttttgggttgcaataatctctagGTTTTCTAACATAGCATATCTCTATTATACCTATAATCGCAGGATTGACAACTTATTAACTGACGATATCACTCATCAAGCAGTCGGCCACATCACTatcaaataatcatgaaatattatatttatctgcacattcttacagtataaaaagagaGGAATGGCAGAAGTAAAGGTACGCTATTCTCTAACACTGAAACTTTAAGCAATTCATCACATTCTCTCTACTCTTCAAGATACTAACTTGAGTATCGAAGTGACTGCTatgggcacccaccaccacctcacattctcttccttGCAGGTTCTAACTAATCACAACGTAGCTCCATTTCAgccacgtcatcaatctaatctcagcaATATCATTTAGTTTCATTGCTGAGAATCCATTGAACTTTATCTggtcatttggattaaaactggtctcttattccttttctttctagaaaaaaaaattttcctcTCTAATATCTCAAAATAATCAGAATCATACATATCATTACGGGAGGGCCTGAAAAGAGCAAAGGAAAAAATAAGTGTGTGGTAGAAGATATCTTGTCTGTCCATCAAAAACCATGGATAAGGTTCGATCCTACAAACAAAGTGGTTGGATTCTTTCAAAATGATCATCTGGTCGTTAAGATTCTCCTAAACTAGTACGAGGTAAGGCAGGTAGTCGTAGATATGGGTAGTTCTGTTATTCTCCTcatcttaattatttttaacaagttaggcTTAGATAAAAGCAGTCTTGTCAGAGTTTTCTATCTTTTAGTAGGATTAGGAGTTAAGACCGTGGCAGTACTGGGTACCATCAACCTTCGCCTGGTATTGGATGATGAGAAATATAGGTGAGAATTGTATGCATTATTTACGATGGTAGATATCTCATTTGCGTACAATGTGATACTCGATCATCCAATCCTAAAGTGCCATGGTATCGTTATTAATATGAGTGCTATGTGTCTTTAAGCTTTCAGCTCCAGGGGGGAATAGCAGTGGTCTGAGGCAATTCTAGGTTAGCCAAAGAAGGTTACGGATACCCAGCAAAAAGTCTCGGGAAAGTAACCATACCCATCGACTTGCTGAAAAAGTTAGAATCTCACGTAAAACCAAAACCAATAGACCCGGTAGAGGAGATCCAAATAGAAAATAAGCAAAAGGTACGATTCGGCATTGCGCTAATTAGCGAAACAAGGACTCATCTGGTAGAGTTGCTAAAGAACCAAGTGTCATCCTTTGCTTGGTCCCCGAAGGATGTAATAGGGATAGACCCGACTCTTCTTACCCATAAGCTATATGTTGATAAGAACATTAAATCAGTCCAATCATTTCGTTCACACCAGAAAggcagcaagtaatcaaagaggaGGTTGATAAGTTTTTGAGCATAGGATTGATAAATGAAGTGCAGTATCCCACATAGCTAGCTAATGTAGTCTTGGTAAAGATAAACGGAAAGTGGAGTATGTGTGTGGATTTCATTGGCCTAAATAAAGTATGTTCGAAAGATCATTATCCATTATCGTTCATCGATAGATTAGTGGACTCGACCTCAGGTCATGCGGTGGTCTCCTTCCTTGACACCATCTCAGGATACCACCAAATCATGATGGATACTGAGAATGCAGAGAAGACTGGGTTCATAACAGACAAAGGAGTTTACTACTACAAGGTAatgcctttttattttaaaaaatgcaagAGCCATGTACCAAAGGTTGGTGTCAAGAATCTTTAAGGACATGGTGGGATCAACCATCGAAGTATACGTAGACGACATGGTGGTAAAAAGCTGATTATTGTAAGAACACCCGGAGGATATATGGAGAGTGTTTGATGTCCTGGACAAGGCAAGCATGAAGCTGAACCTAGAAAAAGGTATCTTCGTGGTAAATGCTGGGAATTTTCTAGGGTATATCATCTCAGAAAGGGGCATACAGGCAAATCCTAAGAAGATTAATGCTATCCAAAACATGGAAGCACCCAAAACCATCAAAGAAATACAGAGGTTAAATAGGCAAGTCACTGCTCTGGGCCGATTCATATCATGCTCAGTCAGAAGGTGTCTCTCAttcttcaaaaccttaaaagGCAAATGTAAGTTTGAGTGGGGGAAAGAGTGTACAGAGGCATTTGAaagtctaaaaatatttttatcatctcCTCCGTTACTAAGCCTGCTTGTCGAATGCGATGTTTTGTTTCCATATTTATGTATGGTGCAAGAAACCATTTGCTCGGTGCTCATTCGCAAAAACAATGGGGAACAAAGCCCAATATATTACACCAGCTAAGTTTTGAAAAGAGCAAAGTTGAATTATCCTTTTGAAAATTTGGCATTTGTAGTACTGATGTCGGCCACAAAGTTGCGACCATATTTCGAGTCATACATCGTAGAAGTCAGAACTGATTACCCTCTATGAAAGGTTTTGCACAAACCAGAGTTATCAAGACGATTATCCACCTAGACAGTAATTTTGTCGGCCTATGATATCATGTATATTCCAAGACAATTAAAACCTAGGTACTAGCCGATTCTTGCGGAGATGGCTCCATCGTTAGAACTTTCAGAGTACTCTAAAGCGACTCTAGAGGAATAGAAGGTTCAGGCAGATGGGGCTTGTGGGGCTGGGAGTTTAGGAATTGGGATCCTAATGCATTCCCAAATCGGTATAAAGCTTCTGTATGCAGCAAAAATCGCCTTCAATGCTACCAATAACGTAGCCGAGTATAAAACTGTGATAATGGCCCTGAAAATCATTAAGAAGCTAGGTATCCAAAAATTCATTGTTTTTAATAACTCACAATTGGTTGTTAATCAGTGCGAGGGACAATTAAAAGTCTGAGAACTAAACATCATCAAATATGAGGAAAAGG
The genomic region above belongs to Manihot esculenta cultivar AM560-2 chromosome 3, M.esculenta_v8, whole genome shotgun sequence and contains:
- the LOC110610661 gene encoding uncharacterized protein LOC110610661 isoform X1 produces the protein MSLRIKAVVDKFVQELKEALDADIQDRIMKEREMQSYIEEREREVAEREAAWKAELSRRENLGFDCWLASVGKFKLHTFTSFFIEAWSAAQLINEVSFLAEIARQEARLKMEKENLEKEKSVLMGTASNQDNQDGALEITVSGEKYRCLRFAKAKK
- the LOC110610661 gene encoding uncharacterized protein LOC110610661 isoform X2, coding for MSLRIKAVVDKFVQELKEALDADIQDRIMKEREMQSYIEEREREVAEREAAWKAELSRREAEIARQEARLKMEKENLEKEKSVLMGTASNQDNQDGALEITVSGEKYRCLRFAKAKK